One Ictalurus punctatus breed USDA103 chromosome 21, Coco_2.0, whole genome shotgun sequence genomic window carries:
- the card19 gene encoding caspase recruitment domain family, member 19 isoform X1, with the protein MGDSFHEQLKTDSWFLKSDRRLDTELVDKIILQLNRIYPQILTDKEATKFRDLDVPTCVRLAELLTHLQEKGEEACREFYRALHLHVEDVYFSLPTRLRRRLESVDPGMRPAVRPTDRYALNQQGPLFFLSCFSAAVGVALLYYYGDVKAASGSSSALGFAALGIGRKVREVLIWYTEDGLGR; encoded by the exons ATGGGAG ACAGCTTCCACGAGCAGTTAAAGACAGACAGCTGGTTCCTGAAGTCGGACCGGCGCCTGGACACCGAGCTGGTGGATAAGATCATTCTGCAGCTGAACAGAATCTACCCTCAGATCCTCACTGACAAGGAGGCCACCAAg ttCCGGGATCTGGACGTACCCACATGTGTGCGACTTGCTGAGCTGCTCACACACCTGCAGGAGAAAGGGGAGGAAGCGTGCAGAGAGTTTTACCGTGCGCTTCACCTGCACGTGGAGGACGTGTACTTCAGCCTCCCTACACGCCTCCGCCGACGCCTGG AATCTGTGGATCCGGGGATGAGACCTGCCGTCAGACCCACCGACAGATACGCCTTAAACCAGCAGG GTCCGCTGTTCTTCCTCAGCTGTTTCAGTGCAGCAGTAGGAGTGGCCTTGCTGTATTATTATGGAG atgtaAAGGCAGCGTCGGGTTCGAGCAGCGCTCTGGGCTTCGCCGCTCTCGGGATCGGCAGGAAGGTCCGAGAGGTTCTGATCTGGTACACAGAAGACGGGCTGGGGAGATAA
- the card19 gene encoding caspase recruitment domain family, member 19 isoform X3 produces MGDSFHEQLKTDSWFLKSDRRLDTELVDKIILQLNRIYPQILTDKEATKFRDLDVPTCVRLAELLTHLQEKGEEACREFYRALHLHVEDVYFSLPTRLRRRLESVDPGMRPAVRPTDRYALNQQGPLFFLSCFSAAVGVALLYYYGVRPVLWTPLVLKDQK; encoded by the exons ATGGGAG ACAGCTTCCACGAGCAGTTAAAGACAGACAGCTGGTTCCTGAAGTCGGACCGGCGCCTGGACACCGAGCTGGTGGATAAGATCATTCTGCAGCTGAACAGAATCTACCCTCAGATCCTCACTGACAAGGAGGCCACCAAg ttCCGGGATCTGGACGTACCCACATGTGTGCGACTTGCTGAGCTGCTCACACACCTGCAGGAGAAAGGGGAGGAAGCGTGCAGAGAGTTTTACCGTGCGCTTCACCTGCACGTGGAGGACGTGTACTTCAGCCTCCCTACACGCCTCCGCCGACGCCTGG AATCTGTGGATCCGGGGATGAGACCTGCCGTCAGACCCACCGACAGATACGCCTTAAACCAGCAGG GTCCGCTGTTCTTCCTCAGCTGTTTCAGTGCAGCAGTAGGAGTGGCCTTGCTGTATTATTATGGAG TGCGCCCTGTACTGTGGACTCCCCTCGTCCTCAAGGATCAGAAATGA
- the card19 gene encoding caspase recruitment domain family, member 19 isoform X2: MSDSFHEQLKTDSWFLKSDRRLDTELVDKIILQLNRIYPQILTDKEATKFRDLDVPTCVRLAELLTHLQEKGEEACREFYRALHLHVEDVYFSLPTRLRRRLESVDPGMRPAVRPTDRYALNQQGPLFFLSCFSAAVGVALLYYYGDVKAASGSSSALGFAALGIGRKVREVLIWYTEDGLGR; encoded by the exons ATGTCAGACAGCTTCCACGAGCAGTTAAAGACAGACAGCTGGTTCCTGAAGTCGGACCGGCGCCTGGACACCGAGCTGGTGGATAAGATCATTCTGCAGCTGAACAGAATCTACCCTCAGATCCTCACTGACAAGGAGGCCACCAAg ttCCGGGATCTGGACGTACCCACATGTGTGCGACTTGCTGAGCTGCTCACACACCTGCAGGAGAAAGGGGAGGAAGCGTGCAGAGAGTTTTACCGTGCGCTTCACCTGCACGTGGAGGACGTGTACTTCAGCCTCCCTACACGCCTCCGCCGACGCCTGG AATCTGTGGATCCGGGGATGAGACCTGCCGTCAGACCCACCGACAGATACGCCTTAAACCAGCAGG GTCCGCTGTTCTTCCTCAGCTGTTTCAGTGCAGCAGTAGGAGTGGCCTTGCTGTATTATTATGGAG atgtaAAGGCAGCGTCGGGTTCGAGCAGCGCTCTGGGCTTCGCCGCTCTCGGGATCGGCAGGAAGGTCCGAGAGGTTCTGATCTGGTACACAGAAGACGGGCTGGGGAGATAA